The Benincasa hispida cultivar B227 chromosome 9, ASM972705v1, whole genome shotgun sequence genome has a segment encoding these proteins:
- the LOC120086325 gene encoding uncharacterized protein LOC120086325, which yields MNVSDSVVTSHPVGVDESYRPLPSLYLAFSFIWLLSACSWTVNTYKNRHFQTNNLQWSLASVPLLKALQLTLSFLFWYSCFYIQTCSLWMSFGVYVTGVLFQTASVVSFLLISHGYCIMSEHLSVSERRTTASIGCIFYLTLVGYRASIPYFSVLLLLNYFISFYVIFRHIYQNILVLQEQLSFILEEDVQAMHDAIRTKYKMFKKFQAIMQIVAMAEIVIFLNMDDSVEIYWLRLLVREWTQFCIFSYIGWIFRSQDMAPRFSVMPTVKSENSRIVPPIYSIEVDAATFRGFSSHNWHIGVPTSLSRSGSSKDSIVVIIQHPCAYNANNQSMPNPADFVSSSPAYEADHS from the exons ATGAACGTGTCCGACAGTGTCGTCACGTCGCATCCCGTCGGAGTCGACGAGTCGTATCGCCCTCTTCCTTCTCTCTACTTGGCCTTCTCCTTCATCTGGCTTCTCTCCGCCTGTTCATGGACTGTTAACACCTACAAGAATCGTCACTTTCAG ACCAATAACTTGCAGTGGTCACTTGCATCCGTTCCTCTTCTAAAAGCCCTGCAACTAACCTTATCTTTCCTTTTCTG GTATTCATGCTTTTATATTCAGACATGTTCTTTATGGATGTCATTTGGGGTATATGTAACTGGAGTGCTCTTTCAGACAGCTTCTGTTGTGTCCTTTTTACTTATTTCCCATGGTTATTGCATCATGTCCGAGCACCTTTCAGTTTCTGAGCGACGAACAACTGCTTCGATTGgctgtattttttatttgactctTGTTGGTTACCGAGCTTCCATACCTTACTTCTCT GTCCTACTTCTGCTTAATTACTTCATTTCCTTCTATGTGATCTTCCGCCACATATATCAAAATATACTGGTATTGCAAGAACAACTAAGTTTTATTCTGGAGGAGGATGTTCAAGCAATGCACGATGCCATTCgtacaaaatacaagatgttCAA AAAATTCCAGGCAATCATGCAAATTGTTGCCATGGCAGAAATAGTG ATATTCTTGAACATGGATGATTCGGTTGAAATTTACTGGCTTCGTTTGTTAGTACGAGAATGGACCCAATTCTGCATCTTCAGTTACATTGG GTGGATCTTTAGGTCACAAGACATGGCCCCCCGTTTCTCTGTTATGCCAACTGTTAAGTCTGAAAACAGTAGGATTGTCCCTCCTATTTACAGCATT GAAGTGGATGCAGCAACTTTTAGGGGGTTCAGCAGTCATAATTGGCACATTGGCGTG CCGACCTCGCTGTCCCGTAGCGGAAGTTCTAAGGATTCGATTGTAGTGATAATTCAACATCCTTGTGCATATAATGCCAACAATCAATCCATGCCAAACCCAGCAGATTTTGTTTCTTCGTCGCCTGCATATGAAGCTGATCATTCATGA